One Planctomycetaceae bacterium genomic window, CCAAACCCCTCTATCAACAGTTGATCAAGGTCTACGGCGACACGCCGGCCGCCGACTTGGCACGCCAACACCTGGCCGATCTCGGCGGCAGCGCCGCCTCGCCGCCCGCCCCCGTCCCGCCGGTGCAGACGCCGGTGGACCTGGAAACGAAAGCCCCGCCCCCGCCCCGGTCCTTCTGACGGAACTGGATGAGAATCTTCGCAGCTCAGGGAATCGTCGAATTTCTGCGCGAGCAGGCCGACCGCAATCGTTTCCTCCCGCATGTTTCACCGCCGGCTGGACGTATAATTCTGCGGGAGGGACGATCATGATCCGCAAGCTCAAGAGTGGCAAGTACCGGCTGTATTCCCGCAGCCCTAATCCCAAGACGGGCAAGCGTCGCAACCTCGGCACGTTCGACACGCGCCAAGGGGCCGAAAAGCACGAGCGCGAGGTTCAGTACTTCAAACGGCATTGAAATGCGAGCGTGTCATTCGTGTTCTCTCCGGATATCGAGCGTTGTTGACGGACTACTCCACGTCTGCATAATGGCGGCATGAGCGGCGTCACCGTTGTCACAGCCGACCGCATTCATCAGCCGCGGGCGCATGCCGCCGTGCGGACGGGGGAATACGTCTTCTCGCAGCTTATCCCGTACATCGGCAACAAGCGCAAGCTCCTGCACGTGATCGATGCGGCCGTGCGGCACAGCGGCTGTCGCGGCGGGCTGTTCGTGGACCTCTTCACCGGCAGTACGGTCGTGGCGCGGTGGGCCAAGAAACAAGGCTTTGCGGTGCTGGCCAACGATTGGGAGCCATACGCCTGCCAGATCGCCCGCGGCACCGTGGCGCTCAACGCCGTGCCGGCCTTCAAGGCCTTGGGCGGCGCCGCGGCCGTGTTTGATAAACTCAACGCCCTGCGGCCGCTCGATGGGTACGTCAGCACGCACCTGTGCCCGTTCGACGATGCCGCTGCTGATCCTCTGACCGAACGGATGTTCTTCACGCGCGCCAACGGGATGCGCATTGACGCCATACGAGAGCAACTCGCGCAGTGGCACGCCCAAGGCAAGATCGACGACGACGAACTGGCGTACGTGCTGGCGGCGCTGATCTACGCCGTCAGCTACGCCAGCAACACCAGCGGCGTGTTCAAGGGCTACCATCACGGCTGGGGCGGACGCACGGGCACGGCGCTTTACCGGATCCTCGCGCCGCTGACGCTGAGCCCGCCGCTCTTGCACGACAACGACCGGACGAACCTGGCGACACAGGCTGACGCGCAGGCGCTGGCAGGCCGATTGACCGAAACGCTCGGCAGAACGCCCGACATCGTTTACATCGACCCACCCTATAACCAGCACCCCTACGGCAGCAACTACCACGTGCTCAACACCGTGGCGCTGTGGGACAAGCCGGCCTTGGGCGCAGTGACCCAAGCGCGCGGCAACAAGGCGGCGATCCGCACCGACTGGCGCACCAGCCGCCGCAGCGCGTACAATCATGCTTCTCAGGCCGCCGCGGCGTTTGCCGATCTGATCGCGACCGTTCAAGCCCGCCACATTCTCGTCAGTTACAGCACCGACGGCACGATCCCCCTGGCGGAAGTTCTCGCGCCCCTGGCCGCCCGCGGCGCGCTGCACGTCTTCACGCAGGCCTACAAACGCTATCGCGTCAGCACGCCGCGGATGAGCGCCAAGTCGCACACGGTCGAGTTCGTGGCCGCCTGCGATACAGCAGGCACGCCACAGCGGCGCAAAGACGTGGAACGAATGTCGGAGAACATACTACAACAGGAGCAGCGGGGACGGGGGAGAGCGGGATTACGCGGATTCAAGGGAAGATAAAACCAGAATTAGAGACCGATCGCTCGATCTTTCCTGGTCCGTTCGTATCCTCTTAATCCGGTTTTAATCTTGTAATCCCGCTCTCCCCATCCCCGAACAAATGCGCGGGGCAAGCCTCGCTTTGCAAGCTTACTACCACAACCGCGGGCGCGGCGTTAAAATCGACTCCATGGACA contains:
- a CDS encoding DNA adenine methylase, with the translated sequence MSGVTVVTADRIHQPRAHAAVRTGEYVFSQLIPYIGNKRKLLHVIDAAVRHSGCRGGLFVDLFTGSTVVARWAKKQGFAVLANDWEPYACQIARGTVALNAVPAFKALGGAAAVFDKLNALRPLDGYVSTHLCPFDDAAADPLTERMFFTRANGMRIDAIREQLAQWHAQGKIDDDELAYVLAALIYAVSYASNTSGVFKGYHHGWGGRTGTALYRILAPLTLSPPLLHDNDRTNLATQADAQALAGRLTETLGRTPDIVYIDPPYNQHPYGSNYHVLNTVALWDKPALGAVTQARGNKAAIRTDWRTSRRSAYNHASQAAAAFADLIATVQARHILVSYSTDGTIPLAEVLAPLAARGALHVFTQAYKRYRVSTPRMSAKSHTVEFVAACDTAGTPQRRKDVERMSENILQQEQRGRGRAGLRGFKGR